One genomic region from Tigriopus californicus strain San Diego chromosome 4, Tcal_SD_v2.1, whole genome shotgun sequence encodes:
- the LOC131879066 gene encoding uncharacterized protein LOC131879066 has protein sequence MYAKGHGPPNMCHSKAPIVRVDQPRVGLGVRPGVGGMPGMPGMSGMSGQEEHYLTLTRLDGLARDLGLCFMTDFQSPIHTDLTLWIAGRAIPCHKLMLVGCSRLFRRLLDPSDPEPAHVSLGDPDRASAQALQDLIPQLYLRLSGLLPSNHGGTPEHEAWSHLLELEPFCWRPEAAPDRPDLKVEIDPPIDVKPSVNRLRKRPLAQNVLPSNTTEGKCAKLVDIKSESWPAITSADKIYEASQESIEDVSTDTEGEGHTYPKQWNNSNSPWVPFLDSLTQGQGSIANVKPYKEGFTVESRQKNKRRYTMKKNAPFRAIVGVKQPNLKIGHVCHGLPLAWSDPNASLISLQFDRFVRTAKLLFGFSDQDLLFNTKLLHRQGRSSEKVASIKDHIRRGMLTKFSKYKPEQLQELLNGPELMKIQAQSQPRPLISFSDQASFQIDIVSDLCIADLQGVIMLVWDEDQKCLRSRDFVMIQDPTKLGEQGDYFLSILFDTWCTSSESLPETSILESCFERVAKMSFLPKVVHSLLSEKLPQKQCPECGQVFPHLTPAQQAKYKLHKDRHEVENFQCDCDEVFGDDTKKKRHILIKHSNGLYVQCSQCVFIGVLSELSAHEIEYHRSFICDICGKVLPTKSSASSHYRDLHKPYQCETCYKEFIGYRYFNVHSRSHMDPWTCQHCSSVFKAKSMLDKHLLRMHTNDNEKPFQCNLCGKGFIYQRALDAHSMNAHIKSRPWACRYGCGSSYNDTSNRNHHERKKHGKTWEGSNP, from the exons ATGTACGCCAAGGGCCATGGCCCTCCCAACATGTGTCATTCAAAAGCCCCCATTGTTCGCGTTGACCAACCAAGAGTTGGCCTTGGAGTGAGGCCAGGAGTGGGGGGTATGCCGGGGATGCCGGGGATGTCGGGGATGTCGGGCCAGGAAGAGCACTACCTCACGTTGACCAGACTGGATGGATTGGCTCGAGACTTGGGCTTGTGTTTCATGACGGATTTCCAATCGCCTATCCACACCGACCTCACGCTGTGGATCGCTGGGCGGGCCATTCCCTGCCACAAATTGATGCTGGTGGGCTGCTCGCGGCTGTTCCGCCGACTTCTGGACCCCTCGGATCCAGAGCCAGCTCATGTCAGCCTTGGGGATCCCGATCGTGCGTCAGCCCAGGCCCTGCAAGATCTCATCCCTCAGCTCTATCTCAGATTGAGTGGCTTGCTCCCGTCCAATCACGGCGGGACACCGGAGCATGAGGCTTGGAGCCACTTGCTGGAGCTGGAGCCTTTCTGCTGGAGGCCCGAAGCTGCGCCGGATCGACCTGACCTCAAGGTAGAAATAGACCCTCCCATTGACGTTAAACCGAGTGTCAATCGGTTGAGAAAAAGACCTCTCGCTCAAAATGTATTGCCTTCGAATACAACGGAGGGAAAATGCGCTAAACTAGTTGATATCAAATCTGAAAGTTGGCCCGCCATTACTTCAGCCGATAAGATATATGAGGCTTCCCAGGAGTCGATTGAAGACGTCTCGACCGATACTGAGGGCGAGGGCCATACGTATCCCAAACAATGGAACAACTCCAACTCGCCTTGGGTGCCATTCTTAGATAGTTTGACCCAAGGTCAGGGTTCGATTGCCAATGTCAAGCCCTACAAAGAAGGATTCACCGTTGAGAGTCGACAGAAGAATAAGCGGCGCTATACCATGAAGAAAAACGCCCCTTTTCGTGCCATCGTGGGCGTAAAGCAGCCCAATTTGAAAATCGGCCATGTATGTCACGGCCTGCCGCTGGCTTGGAGTGATCCAAATGCCAGTTTAATTTCCTTACAATTTGATCGCTTCGTTCGCACAGCCAagcttctttttggattttccgATCAAGACCTTCTGTTCAACACCAAGTTGTTACATCGACAGGGGCGATCGTCGGAAAAAGTTGCTAGCATCAAAGATCATATCCGAAGAGGAATGTTGACTAAATTCTCCAAGTATAAACCCGAACAATTACAAGAGTTGTTAAACGGGCCTGAATTGATGAAAATCCAAGCTCAGTCACAACCACGCCCTCTCATAAGTTTCAGTGATCAAGCGTCATTCCAAATCGATATTGTATCCGATCTGTGCATTGCAGACCTTCAAGGGGTGATCATGTTAGTCTGGGATGaagatcaaaaatgtttgagaTCCCGAGACTTTGTCATGATACAGGATCCCACCAAACTAGGTGAGCAAGGCGATTACTTTCTGAGCATTCTTTTTGATACATGGTGCACATCAAGTGAAAGCCTACCCGAGACAAGTATTTTGGAAAGTTGCTTCGAGAGGGTAgccaaaatgtcttttttgccCAAAGTGGTCCATAGTCTGTTGTCAGAAAAGCTTCCTCAAAAACAATGCCCGGAGTGTGGGCAGGTTTTCCCTCATTTGACTCCGGCTCAACAAGCCAAATATAAACTCCACAAAGACCGTCATGAAGTCGAGAACTTCCAGTGCGATTGTGATGAAGTCTTTGGCGACGACACAAAAAAGAAGCGACATATACTCATCAAACACTCCAATGGGCTTTATGTTCAATGCTCTCAATGTGTGTTCATTGGAGTCCTGTCGGAGTTGTCGGCCCACGAAATCGAGTATCATCGGAGCTTCATTTGTGATATTTGTGGCAAAGTTTTACCGACCAAATCCAGTGCTTCGTCCCATTATCGGGATTTGCATAAACCGTACCAATGTGAAACGTGTTATAAAGAATTCATAGGATATCGATATTTTAATGTTCACTCGCGTAGTCACATGGATCCTTGGACTTGCCAGCATTGCTCGTCGGTGTTTAAGGCTAAGTCCATGCTGGACAAGCATCTCCTGCGGATGCACACGAATGACAATGAGAAACCCTTCCAATGCAACCTTTGTGGGAAAGGTTTTATTTACCAGCGAGCTCTCGATGCACACTCGATGAAC gCACACATTAAGAGCAGACCATGGGCCTGCCGGTATGGTTGTGGTTCTAGTTATAACGATACCAGTAATAGGAACCACCACGAACGGAAGAAGCACGGGAAAACATGGGAGGGTTCAAacccatga